The sequence GGTGGCCGCGAGGACGGCGCCCGACGTGTGGAAGGGCAGGGTGATGCCGAAGGTGTCCTCCAGCCATGGCCCGAGCAGCCCGCGCCGGCCGAAGCCGAGCAGCAGGGCCACGCCGCCGACGGTCGGCGGCAGCACCATCGGGAGCAGGACGAGCGAGCGCACCAGGGCCTTGCCCTTGAACTCCACGCGGGCCAGCAGCCAGGCGAGCGGCACGCCGAGGAGCAGCGAGAGACCGAGGGCCCACAGCGACACCACCAGCGAGAGCTGCAGCGCCTCGACCACCCCCGGACTGCTGAGATGGGTGCCGAGCTCGCTCCACTGGGTGCGGACGAGGATGCCGATCAGGGGCAGCAGCAGGAACGCGACGGCGAGCAGCGCGGGGAGCGCGAGGGTCACGGGGAGCCGGGTGCGGGTGCGGGTGCGGTGTCTGCTCATGAGGGGTTCCTGGCGGGGAGGTTACGGCGGCGGGGAGCAGCGTACGGCGGTGGAGGTCGCTGCCGGGGCGGGACGGTGACGAGACGGCCGGGACGGCCGGGACGGTGACGGGACGGCCGAGGGGGCTGCCCGTCCCCCCGGACCGGGCAGCCCCCTCGGAGTGCGGAACGTCAGGCCTGCTGGAAGCCCGCGTCCTGGAGGATCTTCTGCGCCTCCGGGGTGCTCAGCCAGGCCACGAACGCGGCGGCGGCGTCGGCGTTCTTGGACTGCTTCAGCGTGGCGGCCGGGTAGGAGGCCACCGCGTTCTGCTCGTCCGGGATCTCGACGGCGACGACCTTGTCGCCGGACTTGGCGGAGTCGGTCTTGTAGACGAGGCCCGCGTCGGCCTCGCCCAGCTCGACCTTGCTCAGCACGGCGCGTACGTTCGGCTCCTGGGAGACGGGCTTCACCGTGACGCCCTGCTTGTCCAGGATCTCCTTGCTGTACCGGCCGACGGGGACCTCGGGCGCGGCGAGCACGACCTTGACCTTGGTGTCGGCGAGGTCCTTGAGCTCGTCGATCTTGAACGGGTTGCCCTTGCCGGCCGCGATGACCAGGCGGTTCTTGGCGATGATCTTGGCCTCGCCGGTCTCGGCCTTCAGCCCGTCCATCGTCTTGGTGTCGGCGGTGACCAGCGCGTCGGCCGGCGCACCCTGCTTGACCTGCGCGGCGAGCTCCTGCGAGCCGGCGAAGGAGAAGGTGACCTTCGTCCCCGGGTGGGCCTTCTCGTACGCGGCACCCGCGGTCTTGAAGACGTCGGTGAGGGAGGACGCGGCGAGGACGGTCAGGTTCGCGGCCTTGGGCTCGGCGGAGGCCGGGTTCGGGGCGCTCGCGGAGGAGTCGGCGGCGGGCTTCTTGTCGTCGCCGTTGCCGCACGCGGTCAGCGGCAGGAACAGGGCAGTGGTCAGAACGGCGGCAGCGGCACGGCGGCGGTTCATGGTCGCGGACATGAGCGGAGTGCTCCTCGGTCGGGTCGGCGGCCGGCCGGGTGCCGGTTCGCGCGGTGGTGACCCGCGCCGGTGACGGGCGGAGCGGGTGGGGACGTTCGGTGGTGCTGAGCGGGTGGCGTGGGGACCGCGCCCGCACGTACGAGGGACGGTGCGGGCGGCGAAGCGGGGACGGCGGGTCGGGCCGTCCTGCCTCAGGTGCGGTCGATGTGCACGCTGGTGGACTTCACGCGGGCGGTGGCCTGCATGCCGACCTCCAGCCCGAGCTCCTCGACGGCCTCACGCGTCAGCAGGGAGACCAGCCGGTGGGGACCCGCCTGGATCTCGACCTGAGCGGCCACGTCGCCGAGCGTGACGGCCGTGACGATGCCGGGGAAGGCGTTGCGTGCCGAGGTGTAGGGCTCTCCGTCCTCGCTGTGGGCGCCCTGGCCCACCTCGATGGAGAACGTGGCCAGGTCACGGCCGTTGATCAGGCGTCGGCCGGCTTCGTCGCGATGGGTCACGACCCGGCCGGCGTCGGCCCAGCGGCGCGCGGTGTCCGGGCTGACGCCCAGCAGGCGAGCCGCCTGTCCGATGGTGTAGGACTGCATGTGCGACAAGGTAGGGGTAGCTGTCCCGCATTTGCAATTCTCTTGGGATGATCTGCATGGCAGGTGCTAAGCACGTTGTCGCATCTGCCAAAAGTCATTCCGTTCTCACCGGTCCGCCTCGCTAAAGTCGGAGCATGGCTGATGAGGTAACGGGAACGGGCGCGGGAGCGGATGCAGGCACGGTCCGGGTGGACGCGTGGATCTGGTCCGTGCGCCTGACGAAGACCCGCTCGACCGCGGCGACCGCCTGCCGGGCGGGCCATGTGAAGGTCAACGGGGAACGCGCCAAGCCGGCGCAGGCCGTCCGCGCGGGTGACGAGGTACGGCTCTTCCACGCGGGGCGCGAGCGGATCGTGGTGGTCCGGCGGCCCGTGTCCAAGCGGGTGGGCGCCCCGGTCGCCGCGGAGTGCCTGATCGACAAGAGCCCGCCGCCGCCGACCCCCGTGGAGGCCGCCGTGGTCGGCACCCGCGACCGCGGCGCGGGCCGGCCGACCAAGCGCGAACGCCGCGAGATCGAATCCCTCCGCGGCCGCTGACCCCGACCCCCCCTCCCCGCCCCCACTGCGCCGGCCGGGGAGGGGGTCCGGCTACGGTCCTGGCGGACCCGGCCTAGCCCTTGCGGTAGGAGTACGCCTCGGTCGCGGCCGCTTCCACGGCGGCCAGCGGGGCTCCCGCGGAGGCGGCGACCACCGCCGCCACCGCGCCCTCCACGAAGGGTGCGTCGACCAGGCGGGACCCCGGCGGCAGTTCGTCCTCCAGCAGCAGCGCCTTCACCGTCAGCACCGAGCTCCCGAGGTCCGCCAGCAGCGCGACCCCGGCGCCCCCGTCCGCCTCCCGCGCGGCCGCCACGATCCGTTCCGCACTCGTGCCGAGGCCGCCGTCGGCCGTTCCGCCCGCCGCGGTCACCGGGGCCACGGGTCCGCCCGCCGCCAGGCCCCGCGCCAGTGCCGCGACCGACTCCGCCACCTCGGCGCTGTGCGACACCAGGACGATCCCGACCACGCCGGCCCCCGTCACAGGGCACCGTCCGCCGCGTCCGCACTGTCCGCCGCGTCCGCCGCGTCCGCCGCGTCCGCACTGTCCGCCGCGTCCGCACCGTCGGCCGCATCCGCCGCATCCGCCGCATCCGCGAGCGCCCCCATCAGCAGCGCCGACGAGGTCGCTCCCGGATCCTGGTGCCCGATGCTGCGCTCGCCCAGGTAGCTGGCCCGGCCCTTGCGTGCCCGCAGGGGCACCGTCGCCCGCGCGCCCTGGTCCGCGGCCGCCCCGGCCGCCCGGTACGAGGTGCTCAGCGCGCCCACGCCCGGTACGAGCGCGTCCAGCATCGTCTTGTCGCCCGGGGCCGCTCCGCCCAGCTGCGCCACCGCCCCCACCCCCGCGTACAGGGCCTTGCGCAGCTCCTCGTCGGACACCTCGGCGGCGTCACCGAGTTCCTTGCCGGTGCGCCGCAGCAGCGTTCCGTACAGCGGGCCCGACGCCCCGCCGACCGTCGAGATCAGGGTCCGCCCCGCCAGTTGCAGCACCGCGCCCGGTGACTGCGGCGCCTCCGCGTCCAGGGCCTTCCGTACGGCCGTGAAACCGCGCAGCAGGTTGCTCCCGTGGTCGGCGTCCCCGATGGGGGAGTCGAGCTCGGTCAGATGGTCCGCCTCGCGCTCGACCGCGGCCGCAGTGGCCGTCATCCAGCGCCGGAAGAACTCTGTGTCACGCACCGGATCTCCTTGCCTCGCCTTGCCTCGCATCGCCTAGTGCTGTGACCGTAAAGGTTTGCCGGGTCGCGCCGCCCGGCACGGC comes from Streptomyces sp. NBC_01408 and encodes:
- the modA gene encoding molybdate ABC transporter substrate-binding protein; this translates as MSATMNRRRAAAAVLTTALFLPLTACGNGDDKKPAADSSASAPNPASAEPKAANLTVLAASSLTDVFKTAGAAYEKAHPGTKVTFSFAGSQELAAQVKQGAPADALVTADTKTMDGLKAETGEAKIIAKNRLVIAAGKGNPFKIDELKDLADTKVKVVLAAPEVPVGRYSKEILDKQGVTVKPVSQEPNVRAVLSKVELGEADAGLVYKTDSAKSGDKVVAVEIPDEQNAVASYPAATLKQSKNADAAAAFVAWLSTPEAQKILQDAGFQQA
- a CDS encoding molybdopterin-binding protein, with product MQSYTIGQAARLLGVSPDTARRWADAGRVVTHRDEAGRRLINGRDLATFSIEVGQGAHSEDGEPYTSARNAFPGIVTAVTLGDVAAQVEIQAGPHRLVSLLTREAVEELGLEVGMQATARVKSTSVHIDRT
- a CDS encoding RNA-binding S4 domain-containing protein gives rise to the protein MADEVTGTGAGADAGTVRVDAWIWSVRLTKTRSTAATACRAGHVKVNGERAKPAQAVRAGDEVRLFHAGRERIVVVRRPVSKRVGAPVAAECLIDKSPPPPTPVEAAVVGTRDRGAGRPTKRERREIESLRGR
- a CDS encoding PTS-dependent dihydroxyacetone kinase phosphotransferase subunit DhaM, with the protein product MTGAGVVGIVLVSHSAEVAESVAALARGLAAGGPVAPVTAAGGTADGGLGTSAERIVAAAREADGGAGVALLADLGSSVLTVKALLLEDELPPGSRLVDAPFVEGAVAAVVAASAGAPLAAVEAAATEAYSYRKG
- the dhaL gene encoding dihydroxyacetone kinase subunit DhaL, which produces MRDTEFFRRWMTATAAAVEREADHLTELDSPIGDADHGSNLLRGFTAVRKALDAEAPQSPGAVLQLAGRTLISTVGGASGPLYGTLLRRTGKELGDAAEVSDEELRKALYAGVGAVAQLGGAAPGDKTMLDALVPGVGALSTSYRAAGAAADQGARATVPLRARKGRASYLGERSIGHQDPGATSSALLMGALADAADAADAADGADAADSADAADAADAADSADAADGAL